In a single window of the Anaerotruncus rubiinfantis genome:
- a CDS encoding MYG1 family protein has protein sequence MTDKIVPSRAVTHAGKFHADDVFSTALLRILNPSIEIVRVQRIPEGYHWFAYDIGWGEFDHHQQNAPVRENGVPYAAFGLLWRTFGPQVLSGRDVEAFDKHFVQPLDLDDNTGCGDPIAEIIGNFNPAWDSSEPEDACFWQAVDFAQVILEKRFAAVRAICRAKQLVAEAIAAAKDGIVVLPRYAPWKSAVYRTAAVFVVYPSQRGGFSAQGVPDDETGALKCPFPLGWAGKSEAELPALTGLSSLRFCHNNRFLVAADQLSDAVAACRIALDEQKKEENR, from the coding sequence ATGACAGACAAGATCGTGCCCTCCCGCGCGGTGACCCATGCGGGAAAATTCCACGCGGACGATGTTTTTTCCACCGCGCTGCTGCGCATTTTGAACCCATCAATCGAGATTGTGCGGGTACAGCGGATACCGGAGGGCTATCATTGGTTCGCATATGACATCGGCTGGGGGGAATTCGACCACCATCAGCAGAATGCGCCGGTGCGTGAAAATGGCGTTCCTTACGCGGCGTTCGGCCTGCTTTGGAGGACGTTCGGGCCGCAGGTGCTGTCCGGCCGGGATGTGGAGGCGTTTGACAAGCACTTTGTGCAGCCGCTCGACCTTGACGACAACACCGGCTGCGGCGATCCAATCGCGGAGATCATCGGGAACTTTAATCCCGCCTGGGATTCATCGGAACCGGAGGACGCCTGCTTTTGGCAGGCGGTGGATTTCGCGCAGGTGATCCTGGAAAAACGTTTTGCGGCTGTCCGCGCGATCTGCCGCGCCAAGCAGCTGGTCGCGGAGGCAATCGCCGCGGCAAAGGACGGGATCGTCGTGCTGCCGCGGTATGCACCCTGGAAATCAGCGGTCTACCGGACGGCTGCCGTCTTTGTGGTTTATCCGTCCCAGCGGGGCGGTTTCAGCGCGCAGGGCGTCCCCGACGATGAAACCGGTGCGCTCAAGTGCCCGTTCCCATTGGGATGGGCAGGGAAATCCGAGGCGGAACTGCCTGCGCTGACTGGGCTTTCGTCCCTGCGCTTTTGCCACAACAACCGGTTTCTGGTCGCGGCGGACCAGCTTTCGGACGCGGTAGCGGCTTGCCGGATCGCGCTGGACGAACAAAAAAAGGAGGAAAACAGATGA
- a CDS encoding cofactor-independent phosphoglycerate mutase — MKYVVMLGDGMADRPVPELGGKTPLEAAVKPNMDFLAQHGTVGMVKTVPEGMPPGSDTANLSVMGYDPKIYYSGRSPLEAVSMGIPLAADDVTFRCNLVTLSDEENYEDTTMLDYSSGEISTAESTELINFLNERFKSETINLYPGISYRHCLVLKHAETGSICTPPHDISLKPVKEYLPQGRYGHLLYGMMKRSRELLKDHPINKARIAAGKNPATSCWFWGEGTRPALSSFEEKFGVKGGVISAVDLIKGIAICAGLKSVDVEGATGNVDTNFAGKAQAALALLHDGCDFVYIHVEAPDECGHRHEVENKVKSIELIDRDILGRLIPALQKEGEDFAVLLAPDHPTPLDIRTHSSDPVPFVLYRSYRESVHTTPRYTEALAEKTGVYIPEGCRLMEALIQEKYI; from the coding sequence ATGAAATATGTCGTGATGCTGGGCGACGGCATGGCCGACCGCCCAGTGCCGGAACTCGGGGGGAAGACCCCGTTGGAAGCTGCTGTGAAACCCAATATGGATTTTCTGGCGCAGCATGGGACGGTCGGGATGGTGAAGACCGTCCCGGAAGGGATGCCGCCCGGATCGGATACCGCGAACCTTTCGGTCATGGGCTACGATCCCAAGATTTACTACAGTGGCCGCAGTCCGCTCGAAGCGGTCAGCATGGGCATTCCTCTGGCAGCGGACGATGTGACCTTCCGCTGCAATCTCGTGACTCTTTCGGACGAAGAAAACTATGAGGACACGACCATGCTCGATTATTCGTCGGGGGAAATCAGCACCGCCGAATCGACAGAGCTGATCAATTTTCTGAATGAGCGCTTCAAATCCGAAACAATCAATCTCTATCCTGGTATCAGCTACCGGCATTGCCTGGTTTTAAAACATGCGGAAACAGGCAGCATCTGCACCCCTCCGCATGACATCTCTCTCAAGCCGGTGAAGGAATATCTTCCCCAGGGCCGGTATGGTCATCTGCTTTACGGCATGATGAAGCGTTCCCGCGAACTGCTCAAGGACCACCCGATCAACAAAGCACGTATCGCCGCCGGGAAAAATCCGGCGACGTCCTGCTGGTTCTGGGGCGAGGGAACCCGGCCAGCGCTTTCCTCCTTCGAAGAGAAGTTTGGCGTGAAAGGCGGGGTTATCTCCGCGGTTGACCTCATCAAGGGCATCGCCATCTGCGCGGGGCTCAAAAGCGTCGATGTAGAAGGCGCGACCGGTAATGTCGACACCAATTTTGCAGGGAAGGCACAGGCCGCGCTCGCCCTTTTGCATGATGGTTGTGATTTCGTCTATATTCATGTGGAGGCTCCGGATGAGTGCGGTCACCGGCATGAGGTGGAGAACAAGGTCAAATCGATCGAACTGATCGATCGGGACATCCTTGGACGGCTCATCCCGGCGCTGCAGAAAGAGGGAGAGGATTTTGCGGTTCTGCTTGCCCCGGATCATCCTACGCCGTTGGATATCCGTACTCATTCGAGCGATCCGGTACCTTTTGTACTTTACCGCAGCTATCGGGAATCGGTGCATACCACTCCGCGCTACACCGAAGCGCTGGCCGAAAAAACTGGTGTTTATATCCCGGAAGGCTGCCGTTTGATGGAAGCGCTCATTCAGGAAAAATACATCTAG
- a CDS encoding TfoX/Sxy family protein produces MGELAKLPNIGKTLEQQLLDAGIDSPDELRRIGSREAWLRIQKFDPSACLHRLSALEGAVQGVRKTELDEGTKEELKQFYREHKTEESR; encoded by the coding sequence ATGGGGGAGCTGGCAAAACTGCCGAATATCGGCAAAACGCTGGAACAGCAGCTTTTGGATGCGGGAATTGATTCCCCGGACGAATTGCGCCGTATAGGTAGCCGGGAGGCCTGGCTGCGGATACAGAAGTTTGACCCGTCCGCCTGCCTGCATCGGCTTTCGGCACTTGAAGGCGCGGTTCAGGGTGTGCGAAAAACAGAATTGGACGAAGGCACCAAGGAGGAACTCAAACAATTTTACCGGGAACATAAAACGGAGGAAAGCAGATGA
- a CDS encoding helix-turn-helix domain-containing protein has product MDDLLRERCLKYAAHISGLCGVECVVMDIAEKCFVGLRQDELKFCNHCTYEKRNLISTHLYGSYEAYRWNGKYIYYCPRGLVFVASSVSDDHGLMTASMIAGPIVMGDLNDAFEDMPDHGIRGILHDIPNYSTARVNHLAEIMETVTAYINMIPHSRVGTFVYEQEKILNSFYSVQDIYRDNHQDIPYPIEQERRLQKLILAKDKQGAQELLNELLGHIFFSSDFNIERIKGRILELMVLLSRSTIDAGANPNEIFYLNDSYREELAQMTELEEISVWISGIMHLFFNYTFDFTQIKHSDVVYKVMQYVKANYVKKLTLEEIAGCVYLSKSYLSTTFKDEMGVSLSSYINQVRVEKSKQLLLDGNASLVEIANLCGFEDQSYFTKVFKKSEGVSPKVFRDARGKAR; this is encoded by the coding sequence ATGGATGATCTGCTCCGGGAGCGCTGCTTAAAATACGCGGCGCACATCTCCGGGCTCTGCGGCGTGGAATGCGTGGTGATGGACATTGCGGAAAAATGCTTCGTCGGCCTTCGCCAGGATGAGCTCAAATTCTGCAACCACTGCACCTATGAAAAACGCAACCTCATCAGCACCCATCTGTACGGAAGCTACGAGGCCTACCGCTGGAACGGGAAATACATCTACTATTGCCCGCGAGGCCTGGTTTTTGTCGCGTCGTCGGTTTCGGACGACCATGGGCTGATGACTGCCTCGATGATCGCCGGACCGATCGTCATGGGGGATCTGAACGATGCGTTTGAGGATATGCCCGACCATGGGATCCGCGGCATCCTGCACGATATCCCCAACTATTCCACCGCCCGGGTCAACCATCTCGCCGAAATCATGGAAACGGTCACCGCCTACATCAACATGATCCCGCACAGCCGGGTCGGCACCTTTGTCTACGAGCAAGAGAAGATCCTCAATTCGTTCTACAGCGTACAGGACATCTACCGCGACAACCACCAGGACATCCCCTATCCCATCGAGCAGGAGCGCCGCCTGCAAAAGCTGATCCTCGCCAAGGATAAGCAGGGCGCGCAGGAACTGCTCAACGAGCTTTTGGGGCACATCTTCTTCTCAAGCGATTTCAACATCGAACGGATCAAAGGGCGAATTCTGGAGCTCATGGTGCTGCTGTCCCGTTCGACTATCGACGCGGGCGCCAACCCGAACGAGATCTTCTATCTCAACGACAGCTACCGCGAGGAGCTCGCGCAGATGACCGAGCTTGAGGAGATCAGCGTGTGGATTTCCGGCATCATGCACCTGTTTTTCAACTACACCTTCGATTTCACCCAGATCAAGCATTCAGACGTCGTCTACAAGGTCATGCAGTATGTCAAGGCAAACTACGTCAAGAAGCTCACCCTCGAGGAAATCGCGGGCTGCGTCTATCTGAGCAAATCCTACCTGTCTACCACCTTCAAGGATGAGATGGGCGTGAGCCTCTCCTCCTATATCAACCAGGTGCGTGTGGAGAAGAGCAAGCAACTCCTGCTTGACGGCAACGCGAGCCTGGTGGAGATCGCCAACCTCTGCGGCTTTGAGGATCAGAGCTATTTCACCAAAGTGTTCAAAAAATCCGAAGGCGTCTCCCCCAAGGTGTTCCGGGACGCGCGCGGAAAGGCCCGCTGA
- a CDS encoding helix-turn-helix transcriptional regulator yields MAKGSNQKLKLLYLMKILLEHTDEAHAITVPEMIGALSAYGVSAERKSIYDDLEALRIYGLDIQMRKDKTFRYFVANRQFELPELKLLVDAVQSSRFLTRRKSTELIKKLESLASRYEAQQLQRQVYVANRIKAMNESIYYNVDKVHAAIAENRKISYLYFDWGVDKQKHFRRGGRRYCVSPWALTWDDENYYMVGYDSEAGIIKHYRVDKMQDIRPTSLAREGADLFGQFDMAVYARSLFGMYGGEQQVVRLKMRNHLAGVAIDRFGRDVYLQPLDSEWFTVAASVTVSPTFFAWVFSFGENAAVTGPESVVAQLREFLAKISGNYC; encoded by the coding sequence TTGGCAAAGGGATCAAATCAAAAATTGAAGCTGCTCTACCTGATGAAAATCCTGCTTGAGCACACCGATGAAGCGCACGCCATCACCGTTCCCGAAATGATTGGCGCGCTTTCGGCTTACGGCGTATCCGCTGAACGCAAAAGCATCTATGACGATCTGGAGGCGCTGCGGATCTATGGGCTGGACATTCAGATGCGCAAGGACAAAACTTTCCGTTATTTTGTCGCGAACCGGCAGTTTGAACTGCCGGAGCTCAAGCTTCTGGTCGACGCGGTGCAGTCCTCCCGGTTTCTCACCCGGCGCAAATCCACCGAGCTGATCAAAAAACTGGAAAGCCTTGCAAGCCGGTACGAAGCCCAACAGCTGCAGCGGCAGGTCTACGTGGCCAACCGGATCAAGGCGATGAATGAAAGCATCTACTACAATGTGGACAAGGTGCACGCCGCCATTGCGGAAAACCGCAAGATCAGTTATCTCTATTTTGACTGGGGCGTGGATAAGCAAAAGCATTTCCGCCGTGGCGGCCGCCGTTACTGCGTGAGCCCCTGGGCGCTCACCTGGGACGATGAAAACTATTATATGGTCGGATACGACAGCGAGGCCGGGATCATCAAGCACTACCGGGTGGATAAGATGCAGGACATCCGGCCGACCAGTCTTGCCCGTGAAGGCGCGGATCTCTTCGGCCAGTTTGACATGGCGGTCTATGCCAGATCCCTGTTTGGGATGTACGGCGGCGAACAGCAGGTTGTGCGTCTCAAAATGCGCAACCATCTGGCCGGGGTCGCCATCGACAGGTTCGGGCGGGATGTCTACCTCCAGCCGCTCGATAGCGAATGGTTTACCGTGGCGGCCAGCGTCACTGTCAGCCCAACCTTTTTCGCCTGGGTCTTTTCGTTTGGAGAAAATGCGGCGGTCACGGGGCCGGAATCCGTTGTGGCGCAGCTGCGGGAATTTCTCGCCAAAATTTCGGGAAATTATTGCTAA
- the thrC gene encoding threonine synthase produces the protein MNYISTRDSGYAVSSAQAIVAGLAPDGGLFLPETLPEYTAGELETLTKSGYTARATSILSRFLPDFTREELHQYVCRAYAPEKFPPKAVAPVVPLDENASILELFHGPTCAFKDFALQLLPFLLTASLQKTGEDKTVVILVATSGDTGKAALEGFADVEGTKICVFYPDGGTSNIQRLQMTTQQGNNVMVFAAKGNFDDAQNGVKRIFTDQDFASLLAEKGFVLSSANSINWGRLVPQVAYYFSAYCDLVNAGRIKLGDKINVVVPTGNFGNILAAYFAKHCGLPVGKLICASNKNNVLTDFITTGTYDRNRDFYVTSSPSMDILISSNLERLLYLLCDRDDGKLKGYMNELSATGKYTVDKTILEKLQSEFAAGCADDKQTAETIASVYEKTHYLCDTHTAVAVKVYQDYAAKTGDTTPTVIASTASPFKFAGSVLPAIGKAPSGGDFELLRELSEATGLQAPAALAGLRDRKERFTDVVEPAKMKDAVAAWLGVK, from the coding sequence ATGAATTACATCAGCACCAGGGACAGCGGCTATGCAGTCAGCTCCGCGCAGGCGATTGTCGCGGGGCTCGCGCCGGACGGCGGTCTGTTTTTGCCGGAAACGCTTCCCGAATATACGGCCGGGGAGCTTGAGACGCTCACCAAATCGGGTTATACCGCCCGTGCCACCAGCATCCTGAGCCGTTTTTTGCCGGACTTTACACGTGAGGAGCTTCACCAGTATGTCTGCCGCGCCTACGCGCCGGAAAAGTTCCCTCCCAAGGCGGTGGCACCGGTGGTCCCGCTCGATGAAAACGCCAGCATCCTGGAACTTTTCCACGGCCCGACCTGCGCGTTCAAGGATTTCGCCCTGCAGCTTCTGCCTTTTTTGCTCACCGCGTCGCTTCAGAAGACCGGCGAGGATAAGACGGTTGTGATCCTGGTCGCAACCTCGGGCGATACCGGAAAGGCCGCGCTCGAAGGCTTTGCAGATGTGGAAGGCACAAAAATCTGCGTATTCTATCCGGACGGAGGCACCAGCAACATTCAGCGGCTGCAGATGACCACCCAGCAGGGCAATAATGTCATGGTGTTTGCGGCAAAGGGCAACTTTGACGATGCGCAAAACGGCGTCAAACGCATCTTCACCGACCAGGATTTTGCGTCCCTGCTCGCGGAAAAGGGCTTTGTGCTTTCCTCCGCCAATTCGATCAACTGGGGACGCCTCGTGCCGCAGGTTGCCTACTATTTTTCCGCCTACTGCGACCTGGTGAACGCGGGCCGCATCAAGCTCGGCGACAAGATCAACGTCGTCGTGCCGACCGGTAATTTTGGCAACATTCTGGCCGCCTATTTTGCGAAACACTGCGGATTGCCAGTTGGAAAGCTGATCTGTGCGTCAAACAAAAACAATGTGCTGACCGATTTCATCACGACCGGCACCTATGACCGCAATCGGGACTTTTATGTCACCAGCTCTCCATCGATGGATATTCTGATCTCCTCGAACCTGGAACGGCTTCTTTACCTGCTCTGCGACCGGGACGACGGGAAGCTGAAGGGTTACATGAACGAGCTTTCTGCCACCGGCAAATATACGGTGGACAAAACGATCCTCGAAAAACTTCAGTCAGAATTCGCGGCAGGCTGTGCGGATGACAAACAGACCGCCGAAACGATCGCTTCGGTCTATGAAAAAACCCATTACCTCTGCGACACCCATACCGCGGTTGCGGTGAAGGTCTATCAGGACTATGCCGCCAAAACCGGTGACACCACCCCAACGGTCATCGCTTCGACCGCCAGCCCCTTCAAGTTTGCGGGCAGCGTGCTTCCCGCGATCGGGAAGGCCCCGTCCGGCGGCGATTTCGAGCTTCTGAGGGAGCTGTCCGAGGCTACCGGCCTGCAGGCGCCCGCCGCGCTCGCGGGGCTGCGGGACCGGAAGGAGCGCTTTACCGATGTGGTTGAGCCCGCCAAGATGAAGGACGCGGTCGCCGCCTGGCTCGGCGTGAAATAA
- a CDS encoding nitroreductase family protein, translated as MGVFTELVNRRESCRNFAPKPVENEKLRVMVETARLAPSACNSQPWNFLVVNNPELSRKLAKCTQGMGMNQFTDNCPAFIVVSEYKANLSAKLGGLVKEQQYAQIDIGIAAAHLCFAALEQGLSTCILGWFNEEKIKELFSLPKDKRIRLVVAVGYAENGQLRPKRRKDLDEIAAFLT; from the coding sequence ATGGGCGTATTTACAGAATTGGTCAACCGGCGGGAGAGCTGCCGGAACTTTGCGCCGAAGCCGGTGGAAAATGAAAAGCTGCGCGTCATGGTGGAAACCGCGCGGCTTGCGCCGTCCGCCTGCAACAGCCAGCCGTGGAATTTCCTGGTCGTAAACAATCCCGAGCTCTCCCGAAAACTTGCCAAGTGCACACAGGGAATGGGAATGAACCAATTTACCGATAACTGTCCGGCATTCATTGTCGTGAGCGAGTATAAAGCCAACCTTTCCGCAAAGCTGGGGGGACTGGTGAAGGAGCAGCAATACGCGCAGATCGATATCGGGATTGCGGCGGCACACCTTTGTTTTGCAGCGCTTGAACAGGGGCTTTCCACCTGTATTCTTGGATGGTTCAACGAGGAGAAGATCAAGGAGCTTTTCAGCCTGCCAAAGGACAAACGGATACGGCTGGTGGTGGCGGTTGGCTACGCCGAGAATGGACAGCTGCGCCCGAAACGGCGCAAGGATCTGGACGAGATCGCCGCGTTTCTCACGTGA
- a CDS encoding uroporphyrinogen decarboxylase family protein, with protein MKQNMAQWLDNLKAAQVKKAMPVLSFPAIQLMGISVRELISNSALQAEGMYRIAARTDSLASVSLMDLSLEAEAFGSTIRVSDDEVPTVVGRIIESEEDADNLAVPQIGAGRTGIYLDAIRKALEKITDRPVFAGTIGSFSLAGRLMDVTEAMVNCYVEPDMVHKTLRKATDFLIQYIRAYKEIGAHGVVIAEPLAGLLSPDLIAEFSSPYISEIVKAVQDDSFLVIYHNCGNNTIQLIESILSTGSGAYHFGNAIDMGEMMAHIPADTVAMGNVDPAGQFRGGTPESIREATLAVMERCRKYPNFVISSGCDIPPMSRWENIDAFFAAVQEFYNR; from the coding sequence ATGAAGCAAAATATGGCCCAGTGGCTTGACAACCTGAAGGCCGCCCAGGTGAAAAAGGCAATGCCGGTCCTGTCCTTCCCGGCGATCCAGCTCATGGGCATCAGCGTCCGGGAGCTGATTTCGAACAGCGCGCTGCAAGCCGAGGGCATGTATCGGATTGCAGCGCGAACCGATTCGCTCGCTTCGGTTTCGCTGATGGATCTCTCGCTTGAGGCCGAAGCGTTCGGCAGCACGATCCGTGTATCGGACGACGAGGTTCCGACCGTTGTAGGCCGGATCATCGAAAGCGAGGAGGACGCGGACAATCTTGCTGTGCCGCAGATCGGTGCGGGACGCACCGGCATCTATCTCGACGCCATCAGAAAGGCGCTCGAAAAGATCACCGACCGGCCGGTCTTCGCGGGCACGATCGGTTCCTTCTCGCTCGCGGGCAGGCTGATGGATGTGACCGAGGCGATGGTCAATTGTTACGTGGAGCCGGATATGGTCCACAAGACTCTGCGCAAGGCGACCGACTTCCTGATCCAATACATCCGGGCCTACAAAGAGATCGGCGCACACGGCGTGGTGATCGCCGAACCGCTCGCCGGGCTGCTTTCGCCCGACCTGATCGCGGAATTTTCCTCGCCCTATATCAGCGAGATCGTAAAAGCGGTGCAGGACGACAGCTTCCTGGTGATCTATCACAACTGCGGCAACAACACCATCCAGCTGATCGAATCGATCCTTTCCACCGGATCGGGCGCCTACCATTTCGGCAACGCGATTGACATGGGCGAAATGATGGCGCATATCCCGGCCGATACCGTGGCGATGGGCAACGTCGACCCGGCCGGCCAGTTCCGGGGCGGCACGCCTGAATCGATCCGGGAGGCGACCCTCGCGGTGATGGAACGCTGCCGCAAATACCCGAACTTTGTCATTTCGTCCGGCTGCGATATCCCACCGATGTCCAGGTGGGAAAATATTGACGCCTTCTTTGCCGCGGTGCAGGAATTTTATAACCGTTAA
- a CDS encoding helix-hairpin-helix domain-containing protein, with protein sequence MISELQIIPGIGKDMETHLTGLGYGTVESLRGANPQEMYDRDCIRCGMQLDRCVLYVFRCAVYYAETAEPEPEKCKWWYWKDHQLEREEK encoded by the coding sequence GTGATAAGCGAACTCCAGATCATCCCGGGAATTGGAAAGGACATGGAAACCCACCTGACTGGTCTCGGCTACGGTACGGTCGAATCGCTGCGCGGGGCCAATCCACAGGAGATGTATGATCGCGACTGTATCCGCTGCGGCATGCAGCTCGACCGCTGTGTGCTGTATGTCTTCCGATGTGCCGTTTACTATGCGGAAACGGCTGAACCGGAACCGGAAAAATGCAAATGGTGGTATTGGAAGGATCATCAACTGGAACGGGAGGAAAAATGA
- a CDS encoding corrinoid protein, which translates to MGVLEEISEFLQKGRAPKVKELVQQALDEGYAPKEILEGGLLAGMGIIGGKFKLNQVFVPEVLIAARAMNQGVAVLKPRLVEDGVESVGTAVIGTVKGDLHDIGKNLVKMMLESKGIHVVDLGVDVPAERFLEGAKEHNAHVVCCSALLTTTMNEMKSVIDLFQREDYRDRVKIMVGGAPVNEAFAQSIGADGYTPDATSAAELAYSYFSA; encoded by the coding sequence ATGGGTGTTTTAGAAGAAATCAGTGAGTTTTTGCAGAAGGGCCGCGCCCCAAAGGTGAAAGAGCTGGTGCAGCAGGCGCTGGACGAAGGGTACGCCCCCAAGGAGATTCTTGAGGGCGGGCTGCTCGCCGGCATGGGGATCATCGGCGGGAAGTTCAAGCTCAATCAGGTCTTTGTCCCGGAAGTCCTGATCGCAGCGCGCGCCATGAACCAGGGCGTCGCCGTACTCAAACCGCGGCTGGTCGAGGACGGGGTGGAATCGGTCGGCACCGCCGTCATCGGCACCGTCAAAGGGGATCTGCACGATATCGGAAAGAACCTTGTCAAGATGATGCTCGAAAGCAAAGGCATCCATGTGGTCGACCTCGGTGTCGACGTGCCCGCCGAGCGATTCCTTGAAGGCGCGAAGGAGCATAACGCCCATGTGGTCTGCTGTTCGGCGCTTCTGACCACCACGATGAACGAGATGAAGTCGGTCATCGACCTGTTCCAACGGGAAGATTACCGCGACCGGGTCAAGATTATGGTCGGCGGCGCGCCGGTCAACGAAGCGTTCGCGCAGTCAATCGGCGCGGACGGCTACACCCCCGACGCGACCAGCGCCGCCGAGCTCGCGTACTCCTATTTCAGCGCGTAA
- a CDS encoding VOC family protein translates to MKFEGPLLAVRDLAASRSFYETLLGQKLCYDFGANISFESGLSLQTLESWAGFLKKPAEEIRLGGNDAELYFETDDFDGFLIRLEESGAALVHPVTEYDWGQRVVRFYDPDRHIVEVGQSMKSVALHFWREGMPLAKVVERTQHPDAVVRGWIAEELSPCGVDCAGCGQYPAECPGCNAIEGKVYWARYIGQEACPEYTCPVNEKGLRSCGECRELPCRQFYEMQDPSVSDEQHQKEIEERVARLRDLFPQK, encoded by the coding sequence ATGAAATTTGAAGGCCCGCTGCTGGCGGTACGCGATCTCGCGGCCTCCCGCAGCTTTTATGAAACGTTGCTTGGGCAGAAATTATGCTATGACTTTGGCGCAAATATCTCGTTTGAAAGCGGACTTTCGCTTCAGACACTGGAAAGCTGGGCCGGATTCTTAAAAAAACCGGCGGAAGAAATCCGCCTCGGCGGCAACGATGCCGAGCTCTATTTTGAGACGGATGATTTCGACGGTTTTCTAATCCGCCTGGAGGAATCGGGCGCCGCGTTGGTACATCCCGTGACCGAATATGACTGGGGGCAGCGGGTTGTGCGGTTTTATGATCCGGACCGGCATATTGTGGAAGTCGGGCAGAGCATGAAATCGGTGGCGCTGCATTTTTGGCGGGAAGGGATGCCGCTTGCCAAAGTTGTGGAGCGCACCCAGCATCCGGACGCGGTTGTGCGTGGTTGGATTGCCGAAGAGCTGAGCCCCTGCGGTGTGGACTGCGCGGGCTGTGGACAGTACCCGGCCGAATGCCCCGGATGCAATGCGATCGAAGGCAAAGTTTACTGGGCGCGGTATATCGGACAGGAGGCCTGTCCGGAATATACATGCCCGGTGAACGAAAAGGGCTTGCGCAGCTGCGGCGAATGCCGGGAGCTGCCCTGCCGCCAATTTTATGAGATGCAGGATCCCTCGGTTTCGGACGAACAGCATCAAAAAGAAATTGAGGAGCGGGTTGCCAGGCTGCGCGACCTCTTCCCTCAAAAATAG
- a CDS encoding DUF1905 domain-containing protein, with protein sequence MQYEFDAVIRKVPDIDGAYVEIPFDVKKVFGKGRVKVHAAFDGEPYDGSLVRMGTPRHILGLRKEIRRKIGKQPGDTVHVMLTERL encoded by the coding sequence ATGCAATACGAATTTGACGCGGTGATCCGGAAGGTGCCGGATATCGACGGCGCGTATGTGGAGATCCCATTTGATGTGAAGAAAGTTTTCGGTAAGGGGCGGGTCAAGGTTCATGCCGCCTTTGACGGCGAACCATACGACGGCAGCCTGGTGCGGATGGGGACGCCCAGGCATATCCTGGGTCTGCGCAAGGAAATCCGCAGAAAGATCGGCAAGCAACCGGGCGACACAGTGCATGTGATGCTCACCGAACGCCTTTGA
- a CDS encoding arsenate reductase family protein — protein MKVLFIEYPKCTTCQKAKKWLDEHGVQYDDRHIKEQNPTADELTDWLGRSGLPLKRFFNTSGLLYKSLGLKEKLPQMSEAEQIALLATDGMLVKRPLIVGEDFVLVGFKPAEWERLI, from the coding sequence ATGAAGGTTTTGTTTATCGAGTATCCCAAATGCACCACCTGCCAGAAGGCAAAGAAATGGCTTGACGAGCATGGCGTGCAGTATGACGACAGGCATATCAAGGAGCAGAACCCCACAGCGGACGAACTGACCGATTGGCTGGGACGCAGCGGCCTGCCGCTGAAGCGGTTTTTCAACACAAGCGGACTCCTCTATAAATCGCTCGGGCTCAAGGAGAAACTGCCCCAGATGAGCGAAGCGGAACAGATTGCCTTGCTTGCGACCGACGGGATGCTGGTGAAGCGGCCGCTCATCGTGGGAGAAGATTTTGTGCTGGTGGGCTTTAAACCCGCCGAATGGGAACGGCTCATATAA